A genomic region of Arachis stenosperma cultivar V10309 chromosome 9, arast.V10309.gnm1.PFL2, whole genome shotgun sequence contains the following coding sequences:
- the LOC130950683 gene encoding uncharacterized protein LOC130950683 isoform X3 has translation MNKRPRTTVDKPLLDLCHRELGQISNRNFAHRLAASEDLVLRLDVLRKLEKHRGCVNTVCFNADGDILVSGSDDRRVILWDWETGHIKLSFHSGHTNNVFQAKIMPHSDDRSIVTCAADGQVRHAQILERGRVENKLLAKHQGRAHKMAIEPGSPHIFYTCGEDGLVQHFDLRTGTATELFTCQPIKDRWDYIPVIHLNAIAIDPRNPNLFAVAGSDEYTRLYDIRKYKWDGSSDFGQPVNFFCPPHLIGDQRGVGITGLAFSEQRELLVSYNDEYIYLFTQDMGLGPNPDPGSPVSMNSDSSEMGGSLGSAASLSNISGSVDEKITPQVFKGHRNSETVKGVNFFGPKCEYVVSGSDCGRIFIWRKKDGQLIRVMEGDKNVVNCIESHPHTMVLASSGIEYDIKMWTPKAHEKATLPKNIEQKPKARGWMYRIASPEELMLQLFSLPRRRVRTNNNGENSAADRELLELILTFNANSDSSNDDDDDNDDGGDTVSQEDLFS, from the exons ATGAACAAGAGGCCCAGAACCACCGTCGACAAGCCTCTCCTCGATCTCTGCCATCGAGAGCTTGGTCAGATTTCCAACCGCAATTTCGCTCACCGTCTTGCCGCTTCCGAG GACCTTGTGCTTCGGCTTGATGTATTGAGGAAGCTGGAAAAGCATAGAGGGTGTGTCAACACAGTTTGCTTCAATGCAGATGGTGACATCTTGGTGTCTGGTTCTGATGACCGCAGGGTCATTCTTTGGGACTGGGAAACTGGCCATATTAAGCTCTCTTTCCATTCTGGTCACACTAACAATGTTTTCCAGGCTAAGATCATGCCCCATTCCGATGATCGAAGCATTGTCACCTGCGCTGCTGATGGACAG GTGAGACATGCTCAAATTCTTGAACGTGGCAGAGTGGAAAATAAGTTGCTGGCCAAGCATCAAGGACGGGCTCATAAGATGGCTATTGAGCCTGGTAGCCCTCATATATTTTACACCTGTGGTGAAGATGGATTAGTACAGCAT TTTGATCTGAGAACTGGCACCGCAACAGAACTCTTTACGTGCCAGCCAATTAAGGACAGATGGGATTACATTCCAGTCATCCATCTTAATGCAATTGCAATTGATCCAAGGAATCCAAATCTGTTTGCAGTTGCTGGGTCTGACGAGTATACTCGACTTTATGATATTCGCAAATATAAGTGGGATGGATCCTCCGATTTTGGCCAGCCAGTAAATTTCTTCTGCCCTCCACACTTGATTGGTGATCAACGAGGAGTTGGAATAACAGGCTTGGCATTTTCTGAACAGAGAGAGCTACTAGTATCATACAATGATGagtatatttatctttttacaCAAGATATGGGCCTGGGGCCTAACCCTGATCCCGGTTCCCCTGTATCTATGAACAGTGATTCAAGTGAAATGGGAGGTAGTCTTGGCTCTGCAGCCTCACTGTCTAACATTTCTGGCTCTGTTGATGAGAAAATCACTCCACAAGTTTTTAAGGGACACAGGAATTCTGAGACAGTGAAGGGTGTTAACTTTTTTGGGCCTAAGTGTGAGTATGTGGTAAGCGGGTCAGATTGTGGTCGGATTTTCATTTGGAGAAAGAAAGATGGGCAGCTTATTCGTGTCATGGAAGGGGATAAGAATGTTGTGAACTGCATTGAGTCTCATCCTCATACAATGGTTCTTGCAAGCAGCGGAATTGAGTATGACATCAAAATGTGGACTCCAAAGGCACACGAGAAAGCTACTTTGCCCAAAAACATTGAGCAG AAACCCAAGGCTAGGGGCTGGATGTACCGGATAGCTTCTCCTGAAGAACTGATGTTGCAACTGTTTTCACTTCCAAGAAGGAGGGTTAGGACAAACAACAATGGAGAAAATTCCGCTGCGGATCGAGAACTTCTGGAGTTGATATTGACATTCAACGCTAATAGCGACAGTTCTAATGATGACGACGACGACAACGACGATGGCGGAGACACAGTGAGTCAAGAGGACTTGTTCAGTTGA
- the LOC130950683 gene encoding uncharacterized protein LOC130950683 isoform X2 encodes MNKRPRTTVDKPLLDLCHRELGQISNRNFAHRLAASEDLVLRLDVLRKLEKHRGCVNTVCFNADGDILVSGSDDRRVILWDWETGHIKLSFHSGHTNNVFQAKIMPHSDDRSIVTCAADGQVRHAQILERGRVENKLLAKHQGRAHKMAIEPGSPHIFYTCGEDGLVQHFDLRTGTATELFTCQPIKDRWDYIPVIHLNAIAIDPRNPNLFAVAGSDEYTRLYDIRKYKWDGSSDFGQPVNFFCPPHLIGDQRGVGITGLAFSEQRELLVSYNDEYIYLFTQDMGLGPNPDPGSPVSMNSDSSEMGGSLGSAASLSNISGSVDEKITPQVFKGHRNSETVKGVNFFGPKCEYVVSGSDCGRIFIWRKKDGQLIRVMEGDKNVVNCIESHPHTMVLASSGIEYDIKMWTPKAHEKATLPKNIEQVLLFDPIHWFIDDTTDDDDEEDDDSDVDEDEDDDMFDDDDMFDDDNDLYDEDDDDGSDDDGGNSDECDDDANVDTGDFSDDCDDDDNDNMGGGVDDNNDDNRNDDNFDGGCNAGNL; translated from the exons ATGAACAAGAGGCCCAGAACCACCGTCGACAAGCCTCTCCTCGATCTCTGCCATCGAGAGCTTGGTCAGATTTCCAACCGCAATTTCGCTCACCGTCTTGCCGCTTCCGAG GACCTTGTGCTTCGGCTTGATGTATTGAGGAAGCTGGAAAAGCATAGAGGGTGTGTCAACACAGTTTGCTTCAATGCAGATGGTGACATCTTGGTGTCTGGTTCTGATGACCGCAGGGTCATTCTTTGGGACTGGGAAACTGGCCATATTAAGCTCTCTTTCCATTCTGGTCACACTAACAATGTTTTCCAGGCTAAGATCATGCCCCATTCCGATGATCGAAGCATTGTCACCTGCGCTGCTGATGGACAG GTGAGACATGCTCAAATTCTTGAACGTGGCAGAGTGGAAAATAAGTTGCTGGCCAAGCATCAAGGACGGGCTCATAAGATGGCTATTGAGCCTGGTAGCCCTCATATATTTTACACCTGTGGTGAAGATGGATTAGTACAGCAT TTTGATCTGAGAACTGGCACCGCAACAGAACTCTTTACGTGCCAGCCAATTAAGGACAGATGGGATTACATTCCAGTCATCCATCTTAATGCAATTGCAATTGATCCAAGGAATCCAAATCTGTTTGCAGTTGCTGGGTCTGACGAGTATACTCGACTTTATGATATTCGCAAATATAAGTGGGATGGATCCTCCGATTTTGGCCAGCCAGTAAATTTCTTCTGCCCTCCACACTTGATTGGTGATCAACGAGGAGTTGGAATAACAGGCTTGGCATTTTCTGAACAGAGAGAGCTACTAGTATCATACAATGATGagtatatttatctttttacaCAAGATATGGGCCTGGGGCCTAACCCTGATCCCGGTTCCCCTGTATCTATGAACAGTGATTCAAGTGAAATGGGAGGTAGTCTTGGCTCTGCAGCCTCACTGTCTAACATTTCTGGCTCTGTTGATGAGAAAATCACTCCACAAGTTTTTAAGGGACACAGGAATTCTGAGACAGTGAAGGGTGTTAACTTTTTTGGGCCTAAGTGTGAGTATGTGGTAAGCGGGTCAGATTGTGGTCGGATTTTCATTTGGAGAAAGAAAGATGGGCAGCTTATTCGTGTCATGGAAGGGGATAAGAATGTTGTGAACTGCATTGAGTCTCATCCTCATACAATGGTTCTTGCAAGCAGCGGAATTGAGTATGACATCAAAATGTGGACTCCAAAGGCACACGAGAAAGCTACTTTGCCCAAAAACATTGAGCAG GTTCTCTTGTTTGATCCAATTCATTGGTTTATTGATGATACTACCGATGACGACGATGAGGAGGATGATGACAGCGATGTTGATGAGGATGAGGATGATGATATGTTTGACGACGACGATATGTTTGATGATGACAATGATCTTTATGacgaggatgatgatgatggttcTGATGATGACGGTGGCAATagtgatgaatgtgatgatgaTGCAAATGTTGACACCGGTGATTTTAGTGATGATTGTGATGACGATGACAATGACAATATGGGTGGTGGTGTTGATGATAATAATGATGACAATCGCAATGATGATAATTTTGATGGTGGTTGTAATGCTGGAAATTTATGA
- the LOC130950683 gene encoding uncharacterized protein LOC130950683 isoform X1 — translation MNKRPRTTVDKPLLDLCHRELGQISNRNFAHRLAASEDLVLRLDVLRKLEKHRGCVNTVCFNADGDILVSGSDDRRVILWDWETGHIKLSFHSGHTNNVFQAKIMPHSDDRSIVTCAADGQVRHAQILERGRVENKLLAKHQGRAHKMAIEPGSPHIFYTCGEDGLVQHFDLRTGTATELFTCQPIKDRWDYIPVIHLNAIAIDPRNPNLFAVAGSDEYTRLYDIRKYKWDGSSDFGQPVNFFCPPHLIGDQRGVGITGLAFSEQRELLVSYNDEYIYLFTQDMGLGPNPDPGSPVSMNSDSSEMGGSLGSAASLSNISGSVDEKITPQVFKGHRNSETVKGVNFFGPKCEYVVSGSDCGRIFIWRKKDGQLIRVMEGDKNVVNCIESHPHTMVLASSGIEYDIKMWTPKAHEKATLPKNIEQKVLLFDPIHWFIDDTTDDDDEEDDDSDVDEDEDDDMFDDDDMFDDDNDLYDEDDDDGSDDDGGNSDECDDDANVDTGDFSDDCDDDDNDNMGGGVDDNNDDNRNDDNFDGGCNAGNL, via the exons ATGAACAAGAGGCCCAGAACCACCGTCGACAAGCCTCTCCTCGATCTCTGCCATCGAGAGCTTGGTCAGATTTCCAACCGCAATTTCGCTCACCGTCTTGCCGCTTCCGAG GACCTTGTGCTTCGGCTTGATGTATTGAGGAAGCTGGAAAAGCATAGAGGGTGTGTCAACACAGTTTGCTTCAATGCAGATGGTGACATCTTGGTGTCTGGTTCTGATGACCGCAGGGTCATTCTTTGGGACTGGGAAACTGGCCATATTAAGCTCTCTTTCCATTCTGGTCACACTAACAATGTTTTCCAGGCTAAGATCATGCCCCATTCCGATGATCGAAGCATTGTCACCTGCGCTGCTGATGGACAG GTGAGACATGCTCAAATTCTTGAACGTGGCAGAGTGGAAAATAAGTTGCTGGCCAAGCATCAAGGACGGGCTCATAAGATGGCTATTGAGCCTGGTAGCCCTCATATATTTTACACCTGTGGTGAAGATGGATTAGTACAGCAT TTTGATCTGAGAACTGGCACCGCAACAGAACTCTTTACGTGCCAGCCAATTAAGGACAGATGGGATTACATTCCAGTCATCCATCTTAATGCAATTGCAATTGATCCAAGGAATCCAAATCTGTTTGCAGTTGCTGGGTCTGACGAGTATACTCGACTTTATGATATTCGCAAATATAAGTGGGATGGATCCTCCGATTTTGGCCAGCCAGTAAATTTCTTCTGCCCTCCACACTTGATTGGTGATCAACGAGGAGTTGGAATAACAGGCTTGGCATTTTCTGAACAGAGAGAGCTACTAGTATCATACAATGATGagtatatttatctttttacaCAAGATATGGGCCTGGGGCCTAACCCTGATCCCGGTTCCCCTGTATCTATGAACAGTGATTCAAGTGAAATGGGAGGTAGTCTTGGCTCTGCAGCCTCACTGTCTAACATTTCTGGCTCTGTTGATGAGAAAATCACTCCACAAGTTTTTAAGGGACACAGGAATTCTGAGACAGTGAAGGGTGTTAACTTTTTTGGGCCTAAGTGTGAGTATGTGGTAAGCGGGTCAGATTGTGGTCGGATTTTCATTTGGAGAAAGAAAGATGGGCAGCTTATTCGTGTCATGGAAGGGGATAAGAATGTTGTGAACTGCATTGAGTCTCATCCTCATACAATGGTTCTTGCAAGCAGCGGAATTGAGTATGACATCAAAATGTGGACTCCAAAGGCACACGAGAAAGCTACTTTGCCCAAAAACATTGAGCAG AAGGTTCTCTTGTTTGATCCAATTCATTGGTTTATTGATGATACTACCGATGACGACGATGAGGAGGATGATGACAGCGATGTTGATGAGGATGAGGATGATGATATGTTTGACGACGACGATATGTTTGATGATGACAATGATCTTTATGacgaggatgatgatgatggttcTGATGATGACGGTGGCAATagtgatgaatgtgatgatgaTGCAAATGTTGACACCGGTGATTTTAGTGATGATTGTGATGACGATGACAATGACAATATGGGTGGTGGTGTTGATGATAATAATGATGACAATCGCAATGATGATAATTTTGATGGTGGTTGTAATGCTGGAAATTTATGA
- the LOC130947715 gene encoding pentatricopeptide repeat-containing protein At2g17033, producing the protein MGSVSVQLQWRWNQPPPSPSRSLPVTVTMTVMVQRCRCTLTKQGERFLTKLAANSDSGTHTFIRRFVNGSPKSVALSTLSHLLSPSSSFPHLSSLALPLYSCIAQASWFTWNPAIAADLAALLDQLGRSEEAEALVFETTSKLESRNRELALFYCKLLESHSKRGSQKGFDVAYCYLNQLLRSSSSVYIKRRAFEYMISGLCAMDRPREAEDLVEDLRGNGGGIDPSAFELKSIMYGYGRLGLFHDLQRLLDQMERGGFEIDTVCANMVLSTYGTHGEHMEMVSWLKKMRSSGISFSVRTYNSVSNSCPMITRMMAELNELPLSIEELNVRLEGGEAMVVKELLDSCVILEEVMVWDSSEAKLDLHGCHLGSSYLIMLLWLKEMRRRLNDSNYGIPAEITVVCGLGKHSNVRGESPVKVLVKKMMVNMGSPLRIDRKNNGCLVAKGRAVKNWLC; encoded by the exons ATGGGGAGTGTGAGTGTTCAACTCCAGTGGAGATGGAACCAACCACCACCGTCGCCGTCACGGTCACTACCAGTTACCGTTACCATGACAGTGATGGTGCAGAGGTGTAGGTGTACGCTAACCAAACAAGGCGAACGCTTCCTCACAAAGCTAGCAGCAAATTCCGATTCCGGAACCCACACATTCATTCGACGATTCGTTAATGGTTCTCCCAAATCAGTTGCTCTATCcactctctctcatcttctatCTCCTTCCTCCTCCTTCCCGCACCTCTCTTCTCTCGCCCTCCCT CTTTATTCATGTATCGCCCAAGCTTCCTGGTTCACTTGGAACCCTGCCATTGCTGCGGACCTTGCAGCGCTTCTTGATCAACTGGGTCGTTCTGAGGAAGCTGAAGCTCTGGTCTTTGAGACCACTTCCAAGCTCGAATCACGAAACAGAGAGCTTGCTCTTTTCTACTGTAAGTTGCTTGAGTCACACTCCAAGCGAGGCTCACAGAAAGGCTTTGATGTTGCTTATTGTTACCTGAACCAGCTTCTTCGTAGTTCTTCCTCTGTTTACATAAAACGCAGGGCTTTTGAGTATATGATTAGTGGTTTGTGTGCAATGGATAGGCCTCGTGAAGCCGAGGATTTGGTTGAGGATTTGAGAGGCAATGGTGGAGGGATTGACCCTTCAGCTTTTGAGTTGAAGTCCATTATGTATGGTTATGGGAGGTTGGGGTTGTTCCATGATTTGCAGAGACTTCTGGATCAAATGGAGAGAGGTGGCTTTGAGATTGACACTGTTTGCGCCAATATGGTTCTTTCAACTTATGGTACTCATGGTGAGCACATGGAAATGGTTTCCTGGCTTAAGAAGATGAGAAGCTCAGGCATCTCATTCTCAGTCAGAACCTACAATTCTGTATCAAACTCTTGCCCAATGATCACGAGAATGATGGCGGAGCTGAATGAGTTGCCGCTGTCAATTGAGGAGTTGAATGTTAGATTGGAAGGAGGGGAGGCTATGGTAGTTAAGGAGTTACTGGATTCTTGTGTGATTTTGGAGGAGGTAATGGTGTGGGATTCATCGGAGGCTAAATTGGATTTGCATGGATGTCATTTGGGTTCATCCTATTTGATTATGCTGCTTTGGTTGAAAGAGATGCGGCGGAGATTGAATGACTCGAATTATGGGATTCCAGCAGAAATCACTGTGGTTTGTGGGTTAGGAAAGCATAGCAATGTCAGAGGAGAGTCTCCTGTAAAAGTGTTGGTTAAGAAGATGATGGTGAATATGGGAAGTCCCTTGAGGATTGATAGGAAGAATAATGGTTGCCTTGTAGCCAAAGGTAGAGCCGTGAAAAACTGGTTATGTTAA
- the LOC130950297 gene encoding uncharacterized protein LOC130950297: MAQSGAFTSSTTIDMLDPHGAYKRHVCMAATLGDWGKASSYDETQPNWVSTTLTRDGDTALHIAVSMEHIGFVEKLVERMSMQDLQIMDADGNTAFCMAAISGNVKLATILLGKNSGLLWLRGHKGMLPIQLAFSAGQPHMVNFLFEKTQSDDMDTHLSYQDIVNLFFLSLTYNNFTVASMLLKRYPDFAGVKNEKGLTAFEVLAQQTFDKDAPDYQHILNSLFKHMVEEDDFPNSERMPKAMFDAAKSGNLLILEFILKHNPKLLMKKNGEGKTLLHLAISYRQVSVYQLILSKGAYKNAIVQEVDKEGNNVLHLAGKLEAKGRFGSINHVLILSEELWFKEVEKIVPPGFKTMQNKEKMTPKELFHEEHADLTDSAVSELNEMANNFLVVATLIVSLGITAALTIRTNNIQGKTPLFQDKIWYIIFLLSVGFGVITGALSIVFHTSAILRSTWKQKGYPVTSRLIRIISGDFMLCISMGVMITISCMTGVVLIYTFFPKWIFLLAAVFCVSPVILVFVVYVYVWPLKLVLLLALLERVTGGMFYRFGIRWTAFDYIG, encoded by the exons ATGGCACAATCAGGTGCATTTACCTCCTCAACTACAATTGACATGCTAGACCCTCATG GTGCATATAAAAGGCATGTATGCATGGCAGCCACATTAGGGGATTGGGGAAAGGCATCATCATATGATGAAACTCAACCAAACTGGGTATCTACTACTTTAACTAGGGATGGAGACACAGCTCTTCATATTGCAGTAAGCATGGAACATATTGGTTTTGTTGAGAAGTTAGTGGAACGTATGAGCATGCAAGATTTGCAAATTATGGATGCAGATGGGAACACTGCTTTCTGTATGGCTGCCATTTCAGGAAATGTCAAACTTGCAACCATTTTACTTGGAAAAAATTCAGGCTTGCTTTGGCTTAGAGGCCACAAAGGCATGTTACCAATTCAATTGGCATTTTCAGCAGGGCAGCCTCATATGgtgaattttttatttgagaaaACTCAAAGTGATGATATGGACACTCATTTATCATACCAAGACATTGTTAACCTGTTTTTCTTGTCCCTTACCTACAACAATTTCA CTGTGGCATCAATGTTGTTAAAGAGATATCCAGATTTTGCTGGtgtaaaaaatgaaaaagggtTAACTGCATTTGAAGTACTTGCTCAGCAAA CCTTTGACAAGGATGCTCCTGATTATCAACATATTCTCAATTCACTGTTTAAACACATGGTCGAAGAAGATGATTTTCCAAATTCTGAAAGAATGCCAAAAGCAATGTTTGATGCTGCAAAATCAGGAAACCTCCTGATTTTGGAATTTATCTTAAAGCACAACCCAAAATtgttaatgaaaaaaaatggcgaGGGGAAAACCTTACTTCACCTTGCTATTTCATATCGGCAAGTATCTGTGTACCAACTAATATTGAGCAAGGGTGCATACAAGAATGCTATTGTGCAAGAAGTTGACAAAGAAGGAAATAATGTTCTTCATTTAGCTGGGAAGTTGGAGGCTAAAGGAAGATTCGGATCAATAAATCATGTTCTAATTCTAAGTGAGGAGCTTTGGTTTAAG GAAGTAGAGAAGATAGTTCCACCAGGATTCAAAACAAtgcaaaataaagaaaaaatgactCCAAAAGAATTATTTCATGAGGAACATGCAGACTTAACTGATTCAGCAGTATCGGAACTGAATGAAATGGCAAATAATTTTCTAGTTGTAGCAACTCTAATTGTGAGCTTAGGGATAACAGCAGCTCTCACTATTCGTACTAACAACATTCAAGGAAAGACCCCTCTCTTTCAAGACAAGATATGGTACATTATATTTCTTTTATCGGTTGGATTTGGAGTAATCACCGGTGCACTTTCTATCGTCTTCCACACTTCAGCTATACTTCGTTCAACCTGGAAGCAAAAAGGTTATCCTGTCACCTCTCGGCTAATTAGGATTATATCAGGGGATTTTATGCTATGTATCTCTATGGGAGTCATGATTACCATTTCTTGTATGACTGGTGTTGTTTTGATCTACACCTTCTTCCCCAAATGGATCTTTTTACTTGCTGCTGTATTTTGTGTTAGTCCAGTGATCTTGGTATTTGTTGTGTACGTGTATGTTTGGCCTCTCAAGTTGGTCCTATTACTAGCATTGCTTGAGAGAGTAACAGGGGGAATGTTCTATAGATTTGGGATTAGGTGGACTGCGTTTGACTACATTGGTTAG
- the LOC130947289 gene encoding uncharacterized protein LOC130947289, which translates to MSESSETTSPSATDCNRLGIQVEEAEHAQFRDLFSLGPKDRAYIRKAVTSGNWIEASSYDPTYWVHTPLTMNGDIPLHIAVSMQHSSFVEKLVQLMSMQDMEIVNADGNTAFSMAVISGNMEITAILLNKNPGLVRIRGQKDHMLPIQLACKASHPHIVEFLCERISMDTLPSHQDIVLLFFLALNCNIYTVALKLLETYRELTTTTNEKGLTALEVLAQTSIDQKDIPAGYQEILNLLFKFMEEDFSNSEGTSKAMFDAAKSGNILILKLILEYNPNLLTKINGDGQSLLHVAILYRQAAIYRIIRSNGAYKFANMLQVDKKGNNVLHMAAKLVPQVKFGSLINQASILSEELWFEEVETRVPASLKTMQNGKGETPQELFHKEHQTLCERAISELNGMASNFLIVATLMTTLGITAGLSVPAAIEIEEGSIHKRIWYHTFLLSISIGICLSNVGIVLFISAILRSIWKQKSGYISSRLTRITIGHVLLCFALGIMSTFSCVSAALLFYGSSPKWIIYFVAALAVLPVILSYVIYSFSWPLLGHLVLAFCEIPALRLLSVFGIKWSPFYDGLWFI; encoded by the exons ATGTCTGAATCCAGTGAAACCACCTCACCATCAGCTACAG ATTGCAATAGGTTGGGTATCCAAGTAGAAGAAGCTGAGCATGCACAATTTCGAGACCTTTTTTCTTTGGGGCCAAAGGACA GAGCCTATATACGCAAGGCAGTGACCTCAGGGAATTGGATTGAGGCTTCATCTTATGATCCAACTTATTGGGTACATACTCCcttgaccatgaatggagacaTACCTCTTCACATTGCTGTGAGCATGCAACACAGCAGTTTTGTTGAAAAGTTGGTGCAACTTATGAGCATGCAAGACATGGAAATTGTCAATGCAGATGGGAACACTGCCTTTTCTATGGCTGTCATTTCAGGAAACATGGAAATCACTGCAATTCTACTTAACAAGAACCCGGGATTGGTTCGAATTCGAGGCCAAAAGGATCACATGTTGCCAATTCAATTGGCATGTAAAGCAAGTCACCCTCATATCGTCGAATTTTTATGTGAAAGAATTTCAATGGATACTCTACCCTCTCATCAAGACATTGTTTTGCTGTTTTTCTTGGCACTGAACTGCAACATTTACA CTGTGGCATTGAAATTGTTAGAGACATACAGGGAACTTACTACTACTACAAACGAGAAGGGACTAACTGCATTAGAAGTGTTGGCTCAAACAT CTATTGATCAGAAGGATATCCCTGCTGGTTACCAAGAAATTCTGAATTTGCTGTTTAAGTTTATGGAAGAAGACTTTTCAAACTCTGAAGGAACTTCAAAAGCAATGTTTGATGCAGCAAAATCAGGAAACatattaattttaaagcttATTTTGGAGTACAATCCAAATTTGTTGACAAAAATTAACGGCGATGGACAAAGCTTGCTTCACGTTGCAATTTTATATCGACAAGCAGCTATATATCGAATAATAAGAAGCAATGGTGCATACAAATTTGCTAATATGCTACAAGTTGACAAAAAAGGAAACAATGTTCTTCACATGGCTGCCAAATTGGTACCTCAAGTCAAATTTGGTTCATTGATAAATCAAGCTTCTATTCTTAGTGAAGAGCTCTGGTTTGAG GAAGTGGAGACGAGAGTTCCAGCATCATTGAAGACCATGCAAAACGGAAAAGGAGAAACGCCACAAGAATTATTCCATAAAGAACACCAAACATTATGTGAAAGAGCTATATCTGAACTGAATGGAATGGCAAGTAATTTTCTGATTGTGGCAACTCTTATGACAACTTTAGGAATAACAGCAGGTCTCAGTGTTCCTGCTGCCATTGAGATTGAAGAAGGGAGTATTCATAAGAGGATATGGTACCATACTTTTCTGCTATCAATTTCTATTGGAATATGCTTGTCCAATGTTGGAATAGTTTTGTTCATTTCAGCCATACTACGTTCAATATGGAAGCAAAAAAGTGGTTACATAAGCTCAAGGCTAACAAGGATTACAATTGGGCATGTGCTGCTTTGTTTCGCTTTGGGAATAATGAGTACATTTTCCTGTGTATCTGCTGCTCTTTTATTCTATGGTTCATCCCCAAAATGGATAATCTATTTTGTTGCTGCACTTGCTGTTCTTCCAGTGATCTTATCTTATGTAATTTATAGTTTTAGTTGGCCTCTCTTAGGGCACTTAGTACTTGCATTTTGTGAGATACCTGCACTCAGGTTACTCTCAGTATTTGGGATTAAGTGGTCTCCTTTCTACGATGGTTTGTGGTTCATATAA